Sequence from the Azospirillum formosense genome:
CATGGCGCCCAGGGTCAGGAACACGACCGCCGACAGCAGCGAATGGCCGCTGGGAAAGCTGGCGGTGAAGACGATGTCGCCGTGGGGGACGATGTCCGGCCGCTCCCGCCCGATCTGGTTCTTCAGCAGGCCGCTGATCGCCATGCCGCCGCCGACCGACAGCAGCACCAGGAGCGACGCCCCGCGCTTCCCCTGGAGCAGAAGGAAACCCACCGTCACCGCGGTGATCAGCGACAGGACGGTGATGCTGCCCAGCGCCGTGACGTCGCGCGCCGCGTTGTGAAGCCAGGGCGGCCCCAGCGGCATCGCCGGGTCGCCGGCCACCCGCAGCGCCATCAGCACCGCGCGGTCGAAGGCCGCCGTCTCGCCCTCGATCACCTCGCCGGCCAGCAGGGCGAAGGCCAGGATCAGCCCGGCGCTGACCGCCATCCCGACGAGAAGCCTCAACTCGTGCCGGCCGAGCCTCGTCCAGAAGCCGGGTGCCCTCAATCCTGCCAGCGCCATCGCCCGTCCCATGCCTCCCGTCCGTCACAGACCGGTTATGGGAACGCCGGCCCGCAGGAAAAAGGTCCGCCGGGCCGGAACGGCTGCGGCCGGGCGCCCGGCCCCTGGCATTCGGTCCACAAACATAAAGATATCTTTATGCTTGCGGGGTTCCGAATGCGCTGCTACACCAGCGCCACAGCGGGCCGGTGCGCCCGCCCCTTTTCATTGCTGTACCGCAAACAGCCCCCCAGGAGACTCCCCGATGGCCGCGCCCGCCAACTTCACCGACTACAAGGTCAAGGACATCAGCCTCGCCGAGTGGGGCCGCAAGGAAATCACCATCGCCGAGACCGAGATGCCCGGCCTGATGGCGCTGCGCGCGGAGTTCGGCGAGTCCAAGCCGCTGGCCGGCGCCCGCATCGTCGGCTGCCTGCACATGACCATCCAGACCGCCGTGCTGATCGAGACGCTGACCGCGCTCGGCGCGACCGTCCGCTGGTCGTCGTGCAACATCTTCTCGACCCAGGACCAGGCCGCCGCCGCCATCGCCGCCGCCGGGATCCCGGTCTTCGCCTGGAAGGGCGAGACGGAGGAGGAGTTCTGGTGGTGCATCGAGCAGACCCTTCGTGGTCCCGATGGTTGGACCCCGAACATGATCCTGGACGACGGCGGCGACGTCACCCAGATCATGCACGACAAGTATCCGGAGATGCTGGCCGAGGTCCGCGGCCTGTCGGAGGAGACCACCACCGGCGTCCACCGTCTCTATGAGATGATGAAGAAGGGCACGCTGAAGGTTCCGGCCATCAACGTGAACGACAGCGTCACCAAGTCGAAGTTCGACAACCTCTACGGCTGCCGCGAGTCGCTGGTCGACGGCATCAAGCGCGCCACCGACGTGATGGTGGCCGGCAAGGTCGCCGTGGTCGCCGGCTACGGCGACGTGGGCAAGGGCTCGGCCGCCTCGCTGCGCTCGCAGGGCGCGCGCGTTCTGGTGACGGAGATCGACCCGATCACCGCGCTCCAGGCCGCCATGGAAGGCTATCAGGTCGTGACCATGGACGAGGCCGCGCCGCAGGGCGACATCTTCGTCACTGCGACCGGCAACGTCGATGTGATCACGCTGGACCACATGCGCGCCATGAAGGACCGCGCCATCGTCTGCAACATCGGCCACTTCGACAGCGAGATCCAGATCGAGGCCCTTCGCAACTACAAGTGGGAAGAGGTCAAGCCGCAGGTTGACGAGGTCGTCTTCCCCGATGGCAAGCGCCTGATCGTCCTGGCCCAGGGCCGTCTCGTGAACCTGGGCTGCGCCACGGGCCACCCGAGCTTCGTGATGAGCGCCAGCTTCACCAACCAGGTGCTGGCCCAGATCGAGCTGTGGACCAACGCCGCCAGCTACGAGAACAAGGTCTACGTCCTGCCGAAGCACCTGGACGAGAAGGTCGCCCGCCTGCATCTGGACAAGATCGGCGCCAAGCTGACCACGCTGTCGGCCAAGCAGGCCGAGTACATCGGCGTGAAGGTCGAAGGCCCGTTCAAGCCGGACCACTACCGCTACTAAGCGGGTCCGGACGGATCGGAACGGAAAGGGCCGCCCCACGGGGCGGCCCTTTTTGCGTTTGGGGGGTGTTGAAGGCGGTTGCCCCCACCCTTCCCACGGCTTCGCCGCGGGCCCCTTCCCTCCCCCGCTGACGCAGGAGAAGGAAATCCAGTCCCCTCCC
This genomic interval carries:
- a CDS encoding phosphatase PAP2 family protein, producing MGRAMALAGLRAPGFWTRLGRHELRLLVGMAVSAGLILAFALLAGEVIEGETAAFDRAVLMALRVAGDPAMPLGPPWLHNAARDVTALGSITVLSLITAVTVGFLLLQGKRGASLLVLLSVGGGMAISGLLKNQIGRERPDIVPHGDIVFTASFPSGHSLLSAVVFLTLGAMLARFVEGRRQKAYVLVVAMAVTLLVGCSRVYLGVHWPTDVLAGWCVGAGWATLCWLVALWLQRRGAVEPEDEAGPVPDRT
- the ahcY gene encoding adenosylhomocysteinase, whose product is MAAPANFTDYKVKDISLAEWGRKEITIAETEMPGLMALRAEFGESKPLAGARIVGCLHMTIQTAVLIETLTALGATVRWSSCNIFSTQDQAAAAIAAAGIPVFAWKGETEEEFWWCIEQTLRGPDGWTPNMILDDGGDVTQIMHDKYPEMLAEVRGLSEETTTGVHRLYEMMKKGTLKVPAINVNDSVTKSKFDNLYGCRESLVDGIKRATDVMVAGKVAVVAGYGDVGKGSAASLRSQGARVLVTEIDPITALQAAMEGYQVVTMDEAAPQGDIFVTATGNVDVITLDHMRAMKDRAIVCNIGHFDSEIQIEALRNYKWEEVKPQVDEVVFPDGKRLIVLAQGRLVNLGCATGHPSFVMSASFTNQVLAQIELWTNAASYENKVYVLPKHLDEKVARLHLDKIGAKLTTLSAKQAEYIGVKVEGPFKPDHYRY